A single region of the Acidobacteriota bacterium genome encodes:
- a CDS encoding PQQ-dependent sugar dehydrogenase, translated as MSHARLAGLVAAAGTGLAFTIALSAQAPTGPRTHRFSANELATPGEQKPNPPKIVPQPDGVSLAVPPGFTATLYASGGFKRARNIAQAPNGDVFVVDSGAGTIWALRDANGNGTIEDTERSEFATGLNQPFGIAFQRGALYVAATDQVVKYPYARGDLKATAAAAVIAPLPNGKAGHWTRNIAFTPDGRHFYVTVGSSHNIDPDPDPLRATVLRFKADGTGREVVSTGVRNAVGIAVHPTTREVWMTVQERDGLGDDLVHDYAAKAVPGRFYGWPWAYLGAHEDPRHAGARPDLVKKTQVPELLFEPHASAMTMVFYGGKAFPAHYRTGAFAALRGSSGRAPRTGYKIVYLPFVKGQSTGAYEDFVTGWMLDENKPEVWGRPVGLTETTDGSLLVVEDGNGTIWKITYKG; from the coding sequence ATGTCTCACGCTCGTCTTGCTGGTCTGGTCGCAGCGGCCGGTACCGGTCTCGCGTTCACCATCGCCCTCTCGGCACAGGCGCCGACAGGCCCACGCACGCACAGGTTTTCCGCCAACGAACTCGCGACACCCGGCGAGCAGAAGCCCAATCCTCCGAAGATCGTCCCGCAGCCCGACGGCGTGTCGCTCGCCGTACCTCCGGGCTTCACCGCCACGCTCTATGCGTCTGGCGGTTTCAAGCGCGCGCGCAACATCGCGCAGGCTCCCAACGGCGACGTGTTCGTGGTCGATTCCGGCGCGGGCACGATCTGGGCGCTGCGCGACGCCAACGGCAACGGCACGATCGAGGACACCGAGCGGAGTGAATTCGCGACAGGGCTGAACCAGCCGTTCGGCATCGCGTTCCAGAGGGGCGCGCTGTACGTCGCCGCGACGGACCAGGTGGTGAAGTACCCCTACGCGCGCGGCGACCTGAAGGCCACCGCCGCTGCCGCCGTCATCGCGCCGCTGCCCAACGGCAAGGCCGGCCACTGGACGCGCAACATCGCCTTCACGCCAGACGGACGTCACTTCTACGTGACCGTCGGCTCCTCGCACAACATCGACCCCGATCCCGATCCGCTGCGCGCCACGGTGCTCAGGTTCAAGGCCGACGGCACCGGCCGCGAAGTCGTCTCCACCGGCGTGCGCAACGCGGTGGGCATCGCCGTCCATCCGACGACGCGCGAGGTGTGGATGACGGTGCAGGAGCGCGACGGACTCGGCGACGACCTCGTCCACGACTACGCCGCGAAGGCCGTGCCGGGCCGCTTCTACGGCTGGCCGTGGGCCTACCTCGGTGCGCACGAGGATCCGCGTCACGCAGGTGCGCGCCCGGATCTCGTCAAGAAGACGCAAGTGCCGGAGCTCCTCTTCGAGCCGCACGCCTCGGCGATGACGATGGTCTTCTATGGGGGCAAGGCGTTCCCTGCGCACTATCGCACCGGCGCGTTCGCCGCCCTGCGCGGCTCCAGCGGTCGCGCGCCGCGGACGGGCTACAAGATCGTCTATCTTCCGTTCGTGAAGGGGCAGTCCACCGGCGCGTACGAAGACTTCGTCACCGGCTGGATGCTCGACGAGAACAAGCCCGAAGTGTGG
- a CDS encoding DUF4112 domain-containing protein, which yields MADDARLERLRHWSWLLDQVFRIPGTNVRFGWDAIIGLIPGLGDLSSPAFGVLLVFQAYRMGVPKLVQARMVINSAIDALLGMVPILGNVADIYWKANTWNMRLLERHARPGAAPSRFDVLFVTGFLILLFLAAIAPAAFLAWLVSRLWS from the coding sequence GTGGCTGACGATGCGCGTCTCGAACGACTGCGGCACTGGAGCTGGCTGCTCGATCAGGTGTTCCGGATCCCGGGGACGAACGTCAGGTTCGGCTGGGACGCCATCATCGGGTTGATTCCCGGGCTCGGCGACCTGAGCAGCCCGGCCTTCGGCGTGCTGCTCGTGTTCCAGGCCTATCGCATGGGTGTGCCGAAACTCGTGCAGGCGCGGATGGTGATCAACTCGGCGATCGACGCGCTGCTCGGCATGGTGCCGATTCTCGGCAACGTCGCGGACATCTACTGGAAGGCCAACACCTGGAACATGCGCCTGCTGGAACGCCACGCACGCCCCGGCGCGGCACCCTCGCGCTTCGACGTGCTCTTCGTGACGGGCTTCCTCATCCTGCTCTTCCTTGCCGCCATCGCTCCCGCCGCGTTCCTGGCCTGGCTGGTGTCACGGCTGTGGTCCTGA
- a CDS encoding HigA family addiction module antidote protein gives MTKTGMLDPVPPGEILMEEFMRPLGISINALARDLAVPANRISGIVNGTRAITADTALRLGKYFRVSPEVWLDLQSDCELRVARQTIWPEVESLVKTRVA, from the coding sequence ATGACGAAGACAGGAATGCTCGACCCTGTTCCTCCGGGAGAGATCCTGATGGAGGAGTTCATGCGGCCGCTGGGCATCAGCATCAATGCGCTGGCGCGAGACCTGGCGGTCCCGGCCAATCGCATCAGCGGCATCGTCAACGGCACACGCGCGATCACGGCCGATACTGCCCTGCGCCTCGGCAAGTACTTCAGGGTGTCGCCGGAGGTCTGGCTCGACTTGCAGTCGGATTGCGAACTGCGCGTAGCCCGGCAGACGATCTGGCCGGAGGTCGAGTCATTGGTGAAGACCCGAGTGGCGTGA
- a CDS encoding type II toxin-antitoxin system RelE/ParE family toxin: MIRSFRDKDVEALFNDIPVRRFKAIERTARRKLPYLHRARVLDDLEAPSGNQFEALKGDRRGQHSIRINDQWRLCFTWKSGDAYEVEFVDYH; this comes from the coding sequence GTGATCCGCTCCTTCCGCGACAAGGATGTCGAGGCCCTCTTCAACGACATCCCGGTTCGGCGGTTCAAGGCGATCGAGCGGACCGCCCGGCGGAAGCTGCCGTACCTGCACCGCGCTCGCGTGCTCGACGATCTGGAGGCGCCTTCAGGCAATCAGTTCGAAGCGTTGAAGGGAGATCGCCGAGGGCAACACAGCATCCGGATCAACGACCAGTGGCGGCTGTGCTTCACGTGGAAGTCAGGCGACGCGTACGAGGTCGAGTTCGTGGACTACCACTGA
- a CDS encoding MOSC domain-containing protein, with amino-acid sequence MERPLSQTPIVRTVLTGAVRPLGHTTSGIDKRPREGTQRVEANGLVGDAQADLRVHGGPDKAVLCYAWHHYEAWRVDLPECALLAGPGAFGENFSVAGLDERSVCIGDRYDIGSARFIVTQGRQPCFKLNLRFGVPDMSLRVQNTGRTGWYLRVETPGEVCAGDAIVLVDRPYPSHSIAELMGLIRTRELRPDVLRPLLALPLPPSWRKLFERRLESGATEDWTRRLQGSDASSTGA; translated from the coding sequence ATGGAACGGCCGCTGTCCCAGACGCCGATCGTGCGAACGGTGTTGACGGGGGCGGTGCGGCCACTCGGCCACACGACGAGCGGCATCGACAAGCGTCCGCGCGAAGGGACGCAGCGCGTGGAAGCCAATGGACTCGTCGGTGACGCGCAGGCGGATCTGCGCGTCCACGGTGGCCCGGACAAGGCCGTGCTCTGCTACGCGTGGCACCACTACGAGGCGTGGCGCGTCGATCTCCCCGAGTGCGCGCTGCTTGCCGGCCCCGGTGCGTTCGGCGAGAACTTCAGCGTAGCCGGTCTCGACGAGCGTAGCGTGTGCATCGGCGATCGGTACGACATCGGGTCGGCGCGCTTCATCGTCACGCAGGGGCGTCAGCCCTGCTTCAAGCTCAATCTCAGATTTGGCGTGCCGGACATGTCGCTTCGCGTCCAGAACACCGGCCGTACCGGCTGGTACCTGCGCGTGGAGACACCGGGGGAAGTGTGCGCCGGCGACGCGATCGTGCTGGTCGACCGACCGTATCCGTCGCACAGCATCGCCGAACTCATGGGGCTGATTCGCACGCGCGAACTGCGGCCTGACGTCCTGCGCCCGCTGCTCGCCCTGCCGCTGCCGCCGTCGTGGAGGAAGCTGTTCGAGCGGCGTCTCGAAAGCGGGGCGACGGAGGACTGGACGAGACGACTGCAGGGGAGTGACGCATCGAGCACGGGAGCCTGA
- a CDS encoding copper resistance system multicopper oxidase codes for MFFTHTPQSAADVSRRRFVTGLAAGGVVLAAQQFAPSRVSAGIRATQARQPQQSLRGQAFDLEIGESSVDFTGRARTAITVNGSLPAPLLHWREGDVVTMRVRNTLREDASIHWHGLVLPANMDGVPGLSFDGIRAGGEYTYRFPVTQAGTYWYHSHSGFQEQRGLYGPIVIEPREPDPIRADREHVLMLTDWTDEDPARVYRKLKKESHYYNWRQRTVVDLVRDLRANGWSSTMADRLAWGGMRMNAGDLADVTGATYTYLLNGTTPAGNWTGLFAPGERVRLRVINGSAMTYFDLRIPGLKMTVVAADGMPVHPVTVDEFRIAVAETYDVIVEPTGQEAFTIVAQAMDRTGLAAGTLAVRDGLRAEVPELDRRPVLSMADMGHGHAASDADVSHDAHAGHGGHEGHGGAGAMMMAMQAHPASERRNPLVDMQTMMPAAKYDDPGIGLRDNGRRVLTYGDLRSAFADPDGREPTRTIELHLTGHMQRFAWSFNGRKFSEAEPITLTYGERVRIVLVNDTMMAHPIHLHGMWSDLEDEDGRFMVRKHTVDMPPGSRRSYRVTADALGRWAYHCHMLFHMETGMMREVHVVEGGQS; via the coding sequence ATGTTCTTCACGCACACACCACAATCGGCCGCTGACGTCTCGCGCCGACGGTTCGTCACGGGACTTGCTGCTGGAGGCGTGGTTCTCGCCGCGCAGCAGTTCGCGCCGTCGCGCGTATCGGCGGGCATTCGCGCGACGCAGGCGCGACAACCGCAGCAGTCACTTCGCGGGCAAGCATTCGATCTGGAGATCGGAGAGTCGAGCGTCGACTTCACGGGTCGCGCGCGCACCGCCATCACCGTCAACGGATCGCTGCCCGCGCCGCTGCTGCACTGGCGCGAAGGCGACGTCGTGACCATGCGCGTACGCAACACGCTGCGCGAGGACGCGTCGATCCACTGGCACGGCCTCGTCCTGCCCGCGAACATGGACGGCGTGCCGGGACTCAGTTTCGACGGCATCCGCGCCGGTGGGGAGTACACCTATCGCTTTCCGGTGACGCAGGCCGGGACGTACTGGTATCACAGCCACTCGGGCTTCCAGGAGCAACGCGGGTTGTATGGACCGATCGTGATCGAGCCGCGCGAGCCCGATCCGATACGCGCGGATCGCGAGCACGTCCTCATGCTCACCGACTGGACCGACGAGGATCCCGCGCGCGTCTACCGCAAGCTGAAGAAGGAATCGCACTACTACAACTGGCGACAGCGGACGGTGGTGGATCTCGTACGGGACCTGCGCGCGAACGGCTGGTCGTCGACGATGGCGGATCGGCTGGCGTGGGGCGGGATGCGCATGAATGCCGGCGACCTGGCCGACGTCACCGGTGCCACGTACACGTACCTCCTGAACGGCACGACGCCCGCGGGTAACTGGACCGGACTCTTCGCGCCTGGTGAACGCGTGCGCCTGCGCGTGATCAACGGCTCGGCGATGACGTATTTCGACTTGCGCATCCCCGGCCTGAAGATGACAGTCGTTGCCGCCGACGGGATGCCCGTACATCCGGTCACCGTCGACGAGTTCCGCATCGCGGTCGCCGAGACGTACGACGTGATCGTCGAGCCGACGGGGCAGGAGGCGTTCACGATCGTCGCGCAGGCGATGGATCGCACGGGCTTGGCCGCCGGCACGCTCGCGGTGCGCGACGGTCTGCGGGCCGAGGTGCCGGAACTCGATCGACGTCCCGTGCTCTCGATGGCCGACATGGGGCACGGCCACGCCGCATCGGACGCCGACGTGTCACACGACGCGCACGCGGGGCACGGCGGGCACGAGGGGCATGGCGGCGCTGGCGCCATGATGATGGCGATGCAGGCGCATCCCGCGAGCGAGCGCCGAAACCCGCTCGTGGACATGCAGACGATGATGCCGGCGGCGAAGTACGACGATCCGGGAATCGGTCTGCGTGACAACGGAAGGCGTGTGCTTACGTATGGCGACCTGCGGAGCGCGTTCGCCGATCCCGACGGCCGCGAGCCGACGCGTACCATCGAACTGCATCTCACCGGCCACATGCAGCGTTTCGCCTGGTCGTTCAATGGCCGGAAGTTCTCCGAAGCTGAACCCATTACGCTGACGTATGGCGAGCGCGTACGCATCGTGCTCGTGAATGACACGATGATGGCGCACCCGATACACCTCCACGGCATGTGGAGCGACCTCGAGGACGAGGACGGCCGCTTCATGGTGCGCAAGCACACGGTGGACATGCCGCCGGGGAGTCGTCGCAGCTATCGCGTCACCGCCGACGCGCTCGGGCGATGGGCGTATCACTGCCACATGCTCTTCCACATGGAGACGGGCATGATGCGCGAGGTGCACGTGGTGGAAGGGGGGCAGTCGTGA
- a CDS encoding copper resistance protein B, giving the protein MTPRVALVLLVGVLVAGVPAHAQEPDPHADHHGAHGETSGQRAAGTGHRTDDASSDLPAFIAPVTDEMREAAFPHVHGHAAHDTRVNAFVLFDGIEWRSGRAQDGVAWRNTGWIGGDIHRLWFRTEGDAGDGSLRHAQVQALYGVAVARWWDVVVGVRQDVRPAAATWLAFGIQGLAPGFFHVEATGYIGSEARTAAHAEVSYDLLLTNRLVLQPTAELTLYGRDHETLGLARGFSSGEAGLRLRYHLTREVAPYVGVTWVRAIGAASDASHGATTPPRDVRWAPGLVTGVRVWF; this is encoded by the coding sequence GTGACGCCGCGCGTCGCGTTGGTCCTCCTCGTCGGTGTGCTCGTCGCGGGCGTGCCGGCGCATGCGCAGGAACCGGATCCGCATGCGGATCATCACGGGGCGCACGGGGAGACATCCGGGCAGCGGGCAGCGGGCACCGGGCACCGGACCGACGATGCGTCGTCGGATTTGCCGGCGTTCATCGCGCCGGTCACCGACGAGATGCGCGAGGCGGCGTTCCCGCACGTGCACGGGCACGCGGCGCACGACACGCGCGTCAACGCGTTCGTGCTGTTTGACGGGATCGAGTGGCGGTCGGGGCGTGCGCAGGACGGTGTCGCGTGGCGCAACACGGGATGGATCGGCGGCGACATCCATCGCCTGTGGTTCCGGACCGAAGGGGATGCCGGTGATGGCAGCCTGCGTCATGCGCAGGTGCAGGCGCTGTATGGCGTGGCTGTCGCGCGCTGGTGGGACGTGGTGGTGGGCGTGCGACAGGACGTGCGGCCCGCGGCCGCGACGTGGCTGGCGTTCGGCATCCAGGGACTCGCGCCGGGCTTCTTCCACGTCGAAGCCACGGGCTACATCGGCAGCGAGGCACGGACGGCGGCGCACGCCGAGGTGAGCTACGACCTGCTGCTCACCAATCGACTCGTGCTCCAGCCGACGGCCGAGTTGACGCTGTACGGCAGGGATCACGAAACGCTCGGACTGGCGCGCGGTTTCAGTTCAGGAGAGGCGGGCCTGCGATTGCGCTATCACCTGACGCGCGAAGTCGCGCCTTACGTCGGCGTGACGTGGGTGCGCGCGATTGGCGCGGCGTCGGACGCGAGTCATGGCGCTACCACGCCGCCACGCGACGTGCGGTGGGCGCCCGGTCTGGTCACGGGCGTGCGCGTCTGGTTCTGA
- a CDS encoding type II toxin-antitoxin system VapC family toxin, whose translation MIAPDANVLLYAFREDSRRHAEYHAWLQDALNGTETVALFEPVLSAVLRIATHPGILKPPSPRTAVEEFLDTCLAAPAAKPVGAEAGHWAIFRDLCTKADCRGNLIQDAYLAAMALEHGCTFVTTDDHYARFPRLRWRHPLPTDEGPARS comes from the coding sequence GTGATCGCGCCTGACGCCAACGTCCTCCTCTACGCGTTTCGCGAGGACAGCAGGCGTCACGCCGAGTACCACGCGTGGTTGCAGGACGCGTTGAACGGCACGGAGACCGTCGCGCTGTTCGAGCCCGTGCTCTCTGCCGTACTGCGCATCGCCACACATCCCGGGATTCTCAAGCCGCCAAGTCCGCGCACCGCCGTCGAGGAATTCCTCGACACATGTCTCGCCGCTCCGGCGGCCAAACCCGTTGGTGCCGAAGCCGGGCACTGGGCCATCTTCCGGGATCTGTGTACGAAGGCGGATTGTCGCGGCAATCTGATTCAGGATGCGTATCTGGCCGCGATGGCGCTCGAGCACGGCTGCACGTTCGTCACGACAGACGACCACTACGCGCGATTCCCACGGCTTCGCTGGCGCCATCCGCTCCCCACCGACGAAGGACCGGCCCGGAGCTGA
- a CDS encoding type II toxin-antitoxin system VapB family antitoxin gives MRTIISLDDELHRRAKSYAAEQGTTLTALVEEALRARLAERRARRRPPVRLPTFKGQGLQSGLSLDDMGGIYDRMDGLR, from the coding sequence ATGCGCACCATCATCTCCCTCGACGACGAACTGCATCGTCGTGCGAAGTCCTACGCCGCCGAGCAGGGGACGACTTTGACGGCTCTCGTCGAGGAGGCGCTCCGCGCCCGCCTGGCCGAACGTCGCGCCAGGCGTCGCCCCCCGGTGCGCCTGCCGACGTTCAAGGGTCAGGGGCTGCAGTCGGGACTGAGCCTCGACGACATGGGCGGCATCTACGATCGAATGGACGGCCTCCGGTGA
- a CDS encoding SCO family protein — MTTRRLLALLLVAIAVTVAVARSRTRSATPADDIRTFPVSGVVTAAPADGHVMISHDEIPGYMPAMTMPFRLDPEAPVPALRPGDRVRFTLSVGGSATLANGFETQGRDERVAEAVRLGAGSTSSRLRKGDAMPELALVTETGLPFTKASLDGHVTALTFIFTRCPVPDFCPLMVKRFQEIQRELAADTSLSGVRLVAATIDPEFDTPAVLRTYGKSMRADPARWTFVTGTPSDIETLAKAFAIHVERNGVTLDHTLATAVIDSKGRIVEIWRGNGWKSQEVLTTLRATVAAPETE, encoded by the coding sequence ATGACGACCAGACGGCTGCTCGCCCTGCTCCTCGTCGCCATCGCGGTGACGGTCGCCGTGGCGCGCTCCAGGACGCGGTCCGCCACGCCAGCCGACGACATAAGGACGTTTCCTGTCTCGGGCGTGGTGACGGCGGCGCCGGCCGACGGGCACGTGATGATTTCGCACGATGAAATCCCCGGCTACATGCCGGCGATGACGATGCCGTTCAGGCTCGATCCCGAGGCACCGGTGCCAGCGCTCAGGCCGGGCGATCGCGTTCGCTTCACGCTGTCCGTGGGCGGCAGTGCGACGCTCGCCAACGGGTTCGAGACGCAGGGACGCGACGAACGGGTGGCCGAGGCGGTCAGGCTGGGCGCGGGAAGCACGAGTTCGCGCCTGCGCAAGGGCGATGCGATGCCGGAACTCGCCCTCGTCACCGAAACAGGCCTCCCGTTCACGAAGGCGTCATTGGACGGCCATGTCACGGCGCTGACGTTCATCTTCACGCGCTGTCCGGTGCCGGACTTCTGCCCGCTGATGGTGAAGCGCTTCCAGGAGATCCAGCGCGAGCTGGCTGCCGACACGTCGCTCTCCGGCGTGCGCCTCGTGGCGGCGACGATCGATCCCGAGTTCGATACGCCCGCGGTGCTGCGGACCTACGGCAAGTCGATGCGCGCCGATCCGGCGCGCTGGACGTTCGTCACGGGCACGCCCTCAGACATCGAGACGCTGGCGAAGGCCTTCGCGATCCACGTCGAGCGCAACGGCGTCACGCTCGACCACACGCTCGCCACCGCCGTCATCGACAGCAAGGGCCGCATCGTCGAGATCTGGCGCGGCAACGGGTGGAAGTCGCAGGAGGTCCTGACGACCCTGCGCGCCACCGTCGCCGCCCCCGAGACGGAGTAG